The DNA sequence GAGAGATTCTCTATCGCGGAGAAAATGTCCTGGAAAAAGGCTATAACCTCACCCATTATCGTGAAAAGCTCGGTATGGTTTTCCAATCTTTCAATCTCTTTGAAAATCTGAATGTCCTCGAAAATACCATCGTCGCCCAAACGACAGTACTCAAACGTGACCACTCTGAAGCTGAAAAAATTGCCAAAGAGAATCTTGAAAAAGTTGGTATGGGAGAACGTTACTGGCAAGCCAAGCCGAAGCAACTTTCAGGTGGACAAAAGCAACGTGTAGCTATCGCCCGTGCACTCTCCATGAATCCTGACGCCATTCTCTTCGACGAACCAACATCTGCCCTTGACCCCGAAATGGTCGGAGAAGTCCTCAAAATTATGCAGGACCTAGCTCAAGAAGGCTTGACCATGATTGTTGTAACCCACGAAATGGAATTTGCTCGCGACGTCTCCCATCGTGTCATCTTCATGGACAAGGGAATCATTGCAGAAGAAGGTAAACCTGAAGAACTCTTCACGAACCCTAAAGAAGAACGGACAAAAGAATTCCTTCAGCGTTATCTCAATTAATAAATAAAGACTGCATACAGAATGCAGTCTTTTTAGTTTGTAATTGTAAAGGAAAGGCAGACTCGATTCAGAAATCTGCCTGTAACCACAGTTCAATCTTCAAATTTTTCATGATTTTTTTCATAGAAATCGATTAAACTAAGAGCTGTTTCAAATGAAATATTTTTAACTTTTGCGCGTCCTTGCGCTAGGGCAATGATAGACATTTCACGCGCATTCGTTTCTTTAGAGATACGGTAACCTGTGATCTTCTTATCACGAACCCAGCCAACAACTGCTTCTACCTTTTCAAAGTTTGACTTAACCATGTTCTTCTCCTGAATTATTCTTTACAATTCCTAATTGTATACGTTTTTATTTTATCTGTCAATAAAAAAACATATATTCGTCACAACTATATTATTCTGCATATTTTTATTTGGCTTTTAAAGCCGATAATATATGAGTTCTTATATCTTCAACTCCATTAGGATTTGCTGGTAGGAAGATTGTATTATTTCCTTCTTTTTCTGCAAAATTATTCAATGTGTCTAAATACTGGTTCGTTAATAGGATAGACATGATTTGTTCTTCAGTCAGCTCAACATTAGCTCCCTTTAACTCTTTGATAGAATCAGCCAGTCCGTCAACAATCGCTTTACGCTGTTCTGCAATCCCTACACCATGTAGGCGATCTTTTTCTGCTTCTGCTTCTGCTGCGGTCACGATCTTAATCTTATCTGCTTCAGCAAGTTCTTGCGCTGCAACTCTCTTACGTTGAGCTGCATTGATTTCATTCATTGATTGTTTTACTTCAGCATCAGGTTCAACCTTAGTAATCAGAGTTTTGACAATGATATACCCATACGTAGACATTTCTTCTGCCACTTGTTTTTGAACTTCTAAGGCGATTTCATCCTTCTTCTCAAACAACTCATCTAGGGTTAACTTTGGTACAGATGAACGCAAAGCATCTTCAATATAGGATTTGATTTGGGCTTCTGGACGCATCAATTTATAATAGGCATCTGTGACATTGTTTTCATTCACTCGATACTGAGTTGCCACATTCATCGTTACAAATACATTATCTTGCGTCTTTGTCTCTACAACGATTTCACTCTGCAACAAGCGTAGTTGTACTCTTGCTGCAATTCTATCAATCCCAAAGGGAGCCCGCAAATGAATACCACTATTGCTCAACTTTTGGTATTTACCAAAGCGTTCTATAATAGCGACAGATTGTTGTCGTACCACATATACAGAACTAATCGTAATCACTGATGCAATCACCACTAAAATCAATACAACAAGTAAAATTTGTAAAACCATGGGAATCTCCCCCTTTCATCACCCTCATTATAACACCATCGTTATCATTACGCAAATAATATGATAATAATTTTATTTTAGTTTAAACTAACATATTATACAATGTTTCATTTCCATTCAAATTAATATAAGACGGGTCAAACTTTTCCATTCGATGAATCAATCCAGCATAATCATGCTTATTGGCAAGAGCAATCCCAATCAATACAGGACCCGTCCCCTTGCTTGCTCGTTTGATATATTCAAAACGAGTGATGTCATCATTTGGCCCCAAAATGTCATTTACAAACTCTCGTAGAGCTCCAGGACGCTGTGGGAAATTCACTACAAAGTAATGCTTGATTCCATCGTAAATCAAGGCACGTTCTTCCATCTCTGGCATACGGTTGATATCGTTATTTCCCCCAGAAATGATACAACAAATCGTCTTGCCTTTGATATAGTCTGATAAAACTTCCAAGGCTGCAACACTAGCAGCCCCTGCTGGTTCCGCTACAATTCCTTGTTTGGAATAAAGATCAATCAAGGTTTCAGAAATCAATCCCTCATCTACCCCAATCAGCGTTTCAACATTCTGACGGGTCGCTTCATAGGTCAACTGTCCAACCTTCTGTACAGCTATCCCATCAGCAAACTTATCAATTTCTTTGAGTTTAACTGGACCTCCCGCCTCAAAGGCAGCCTTCATCGAACGGGCACCATTGGCTTCTACCCCAATCACTTCGATAGTCGGGTTGGTTTCCTTAATATATGTAGAAACACCGGCAATCAATCCACCACCGCCTACTGGCACGAGTACTGTATCAAAATCAATAGACTCTTTACGGGCTTCTTCAAGAATTTCATAAGCGACAGTCCCTTGACCTGCTTGGACATGAGTATCATCAAAAGGATCAATGAAGGTACGGTTTTCCGACAGTGTAAATTCTTGAGCTGCTTTAGCTGAGGCATCAAAGGTATCTCCAACTAACTTGATTGTCACAAAATCACCACCAAAAAAGCGAACCTGTCCAATCTTTTGTTGCGGTGTTGTGATGGGCATAAAGATGGTTGCAGGAATCTTCATCTCATTACAAGTATAGGCGACACCTTGGGCGTGATTTCCTGCAGAGGCACAGACTACACCACGCTCACGTTCTTCTTTTGATAGTTGAGAAATGGCATAATAGGCTCCGCGAATCTTAAAGGAACGAACACGCTGGGCATTCTCCTTCTTCAAATAAATCTTAGCACCATACTTCTCCGATAAATAATGATCATAATCAAGCGGAGTATTGACTACTACACCACTCAATACTTTGTGGGCTTTCACCACGTCTTTTGCACTTAGCATTGTCTCCTCCTCAAATACTGTTTAAGATAAAAAGCGAGTTAGGTACCCCCAACTCGCCTTCTGTTTTTCTTCACAAGAATTAGTTGTAGATTTTGAATGCGTCGTCGTCATTTTTACCAACGAATGGCATTGCTTTACGCAATTCAGCACCAACTTTTTCAATTTCAAGGTTAGCTGCTTGTTCACGGTAAGCAGTCAATTTTGGACGTCCAGCCTTGTAGTCATTTACAAAGTCATTTGCAAATTTACCATTTTGGATATCTGCCAAGACAGCTTTCATGTTTTCTTTAACTTGCTCAGTAATCACACGTGGACCTGATACATAGTCACCGTATTCAGCAGTGTTAGAAATTGATTGACGCATTTTCTTGAATCCACCTTCATAGATCAAGTCAACGAT is a window from the Streptococcus oralis genome containing:
- a CDS encoding amino acid ABC transporter ATP-binding protein, with protein sequence MTRPILEIKHLKKSYGQNEVLKDISLTVHKGEVISIIGSSGSGKSTFLRSINLLETPTGGEILYRGENVLEKGYNLTHYREKLGMVFQSFNLFENLNVLENTIVAQTTVLKRDHSEAEKIAKENLEKVGMGERYWQAKPKQLSGGQKQRVAIARALSMNPDAILFDEPTSALDPEMVGEVLKIMQDLAQEGLTMIVVTHEMEFARDVSHRVIFMDKGIIAEEGKPEELFTNPKEERTKEFLQRYLN
- a CDS encoding SPFH domain-containing protein, which encodes MVLQILLVVLILVVIASVITISSVYVVRQQSVAIIERFGKYQKLSNSGIHLRAPFGIDRIAARVQLRLLQSEIVVETKTQDNVFVTMNVATQYRVNENNVTDAYYKLMRPEAQIKSYIEDALRSSVPKLTLDELFEKKDEIALEVQKQVAEEMSTYGYIIVKTLITKVEPDAEVKQSMNEINAAQRKRVAAQELAEADKIKIVTAAEAEAEKDRLHGVGIAEQRKAIVDGLADSIKELKGANVELTEEQIMSILLTNQYLDTLNNFAEKEGNNTIFLPANPNGVEDIRTHILSALKAK
- the ilvA gene encoding threonine ammonia-lyase IlvA, which encodes MLSAKDVVKAHKVLSGVVVNTPLDYDHYLSEKYGAKIYLKKENAQRVRSFKIRGAYYAISQLSKEERERGVVCASAGNHAQGVAYTCNEMKIPATIFMPITTPQQKIGQVRFFGGDFVTIKLVGDTFDASAKAAQEFTLSENRTFIDPFDDTHVQAGQGTVAYEILEEARKESIDFDTVLVPVGGGGLIAGVSTYIKETNPTIEVIGVEANGARSMKAAFEAGGPVKLKEIDKFADGIAVQKVGQLTYEATRQNVETLIGVDEGLISETLIDLYSKQGIVAEPAGAASVAALEVLSDYIKGKTICCIISGGNNDINRMPEMEERALIYDGIKHYFVVNFPQRPGALREFVNDILGPNDDITRFEYIKRASKGTGPVLIGIALANKHDYAGLIHRMEKFDPSYINLNGNETLYNMLV